A genomic region of Miscanthus floridulus cultivar M001 chromosome 3, ASM1932011v1, whole genome shotgun sequence contains the following coding sequences:
- the LOC136542985 gene encoding uncharacterized protein, with the protein MHLYGRLTLSIYPTNDTRAPDLNQTAKCAPRDAVGQRWLAVFAFQAAVSAAASALHPTVSPRGRRHPLLGIPTGLLLALEPFLAFAATGLLALTLLLTESPHPRPPPLPRSALAAALFAAAGTLYVGAAAAMLPEDAGWEAVAWLGFRGAVLGSIFAGHYFGRRRWLLQFPVVQEIISSRGLDFLLI; encoded by the exons ATGCATTTGTATGGGCGGCTGACTCTGAGTATATATCCTACAAATGACACAAGAGCCCCTGATCTGAATCAAACGGCTAAA TGCGCACCCCGCGACGCCGTCGGCCAGCGGTGGCTCGCCGTCTTCGCCTTCCAAGCCGCGGTCTCGGCCGCCGCTTCGGCGCTCCACCCCACGGTGTCCCCGCGCGGCCGCCGCCACCCGCTCCTCGGCATCCCCACCGGTCTCCTCCTCGCGCTCGAGCCGTTCCTCGCTTTCGCCGCCACAGGGCTCCTCGCGCTCACGCTCCTCCTCACCGAGTCCCCGCACCCGCGGCCTCCCCCGCTGCCGCGGAGCGCACTCGCGGCCGCCCTCTTCGCCGCGGCCGGCACGCTCTACGTGGGCGCCGCCGCGGCGATGCTACCCGAGGACGCCGGGTGGGAGGCCGTCGCTTGGCTCGGGTTCCGAGGCGCCGTGCTTGGATCCATCTTCGCCGGGCACTATTTTGGCCGTCGGAGGTGGTTGCTCCAGTTCCCCGTCGTGCAG GAGATCATCTCGTCGAGGGGATTGGATTTTCTACTGATCTGA